The uncultured Roseibium sp. DNA segment GCCGATCAGCGCAAGCAGCGTCAGAAGGCCGTCCTGCACGCGAAAAAGCAGGCGCATCGGGTGATCCTCAGTTACCGGTAAATTTGTCATCCAGACACAGAATACCGGGGACGCATGGTCCCCGGTATCCGACAGGTCTAACGATCAGTCACCGTAGGTGCTGTAATCGACCTTGGACCAGACTTCGTCATAGACGCGCTTGGCCATGGCCTGCGGATCGCTGTTTTCCTCTTCGGCGATGGCCGTCCACTTGTCGACCAGCTTCAGGAACACTTCGATCTGCTCCGGAGCATCCTGAATACCGAATTCCTTCTGGGAGTATTCGCCGGCCGTCTTGATGTCTGCCTTGATGAAGTCCTTGATCTGCTGAACGAACTCCGGATCCGCTTCGATCAGGTTGATGCCCTTCTTCTTGGCGGCTTCTTCGGCAATCTTGGGCAGTTCGGACCCCCAGCGATTGGTGAAGTCGGCGTTCGCCCGGTTGGCCGCACGGGTCATGGCTGCCCGCTCATCAGCCGACAGGCTGTCCCAGGTTGCCTTGGAAACGGTGAAGTTGGAGGTCGACATATACATGCCGATCGGCGCGAAGGTCACGTCCTTGACCACTTCGACCAGACGGAAGGCAAGCATGTCGCCGATGGACGCCATGGTGCCGTCGATCGCACCGGCGCTGATGGCCTCGAACTGGTCGAAAACGGACATCTGAACCGGGGTCGCACCGAAGTGTTCGGCCAGACGGGCCCAAGGTGCCCCGCCGGAGCGCAGACGCAGCCCCTTGAGGTCTTCCGCATTGTGGATCGGCTTGGTGGTCAGGAATTCATAGCCGTCCGATGCGCCGGAACCCAGAAAGACCATGCCCAGCTTTTTCATCTCGTCCTGGCACGGAGCGCAGTTGACGATGAATTCGGTCATCGCGGCACCCATGGCCTGCGAATTGGTACCGATCAGGGACAGCTGCCCGGTGACCGACATCATCGGCAGATCCGCCGGGAAATAGAGCGGCAACAGGTTGCCGACCTCGACGACCTGGCTCTGCAGGGCGTCCTTCATCTGAAGAAGGTTCACCACTTCCGGACCGATCATCGTGCCGGTCAGGTCGCCGCCGGATTCCTCGGGCAGGTACTTGATGAAGTTTTCATACATCACGCCGTTGGCCGGGTGGGCCGGCGGCGCGGCAGGCGCAACGCGCAGTTCACGGGCGTCGGCGACGCCTGCTGTCATTGCCAGCGCCGAAACGAGCGCAAGGGCTTTCAAAGTCGATTTCATGGCATTCCTCCCAGCAGCCCTCCTCGAGCTGCACCAGTTAAAAATCACAGCCGCTTCACACGGTCTTCTTCCTACATATTCAAAAGCCTGCGGGCATTTTCCTTCATGATGAGGGGACGAACCTCAGGCTTGATTTCCAGTTGCTCGAAGTCCGACAGCCAACGGTCCGGCGTGATCGCCGGCCAGTCCGACCCGAAAAGCATCTTCTTCTTCAGGATCGAATTGGCGTATTGGACCAGGATCTTCGGGAAATACTTGGGCGACCAGCCGGACAAGTCGATATAGACGTTCGGCTTGTGGGTCGCGACCGACAACGCCTCTTCCTGCCAGGGGAAGGACGGATGGGCGAGGATGATCGGCATGTCCGGGAAATCCGCGGCGACGTCATCCAGATACATCGGGTTGGAATATTTCAGGCGCATGCCCATGCCCCCGGGCATGCCGGCTCCCACACCGGTCTGACCGGTATGAAACAGGGTGATCGCGCCTTCCTCTGCGATTGCTTCGTAAAGCACATAGGCGTTGCGGTCGTTGGGGTAGAACCCCTGCATGGTCGGATGGAACTTGAAGCCACGTACGCCGAAATCCCGGACCAGCCGCCGGGCTTCGCGCGCACCGGCCTTGCCCTTCGCCGGATCAATCGAGGCAAAGGGGATCATGATGTCGCTGTTTTCGGCGGCAATTTCGGCGACTTCCTCGTTCTTGTAGCGGCGGAAGCCGGTTTCGCGCTCCGCATCCACGGGAAAGATCACACAGGCGATCTTGCGCTCGCGGTAATAAGCAGCGGTTTCGGGAACCGTCGGCAGCATGCCCTTGGCGCCGGCCGGGTTCTTGAAGTACTTCGCCATGCCGGCCTGGAATTCATCGTACCCGTCATCGCGCGGACCACAGCAGGGTTCCTCGGCGTGGGTGTGAATATCGATGGCTACGAGTTCGTCCAGATTCATTTGTTTGCGGCCTCCCCTGCCGCTTCGGCTTGCGGCCAGCCGGCCACTTTTCTGAGCAGCATCAAAAGCTGCGCGTGTTCCTCGTCGGAAAGCATCGAAACGGCCTTCCGGTCCGCGTCGCTCATCAGCGGTCCGACATCCTTGATCAGCTTGTGCCCTTTCTCGGTGACATAGAGTTCCACCGAGCGACGGTCGTTGGGCGGGATCCTGCGGCCGATGAGCTCCATGTCTTCCAGCGAACGTACCAGCTTGGTCATGTTTGACCATTTGATTTTCAGGAAGTCGGCGAGCACGCCCTGGCGCACGCCCGGATTTTCCGCGATGCCGACCAGGGCGCAATATTCGGAGATCTTGATGCCATCGACCGGAAACAACTTGAAGAACCGATCGAAGGCGGCGAGCTGCGCTATGCGCAACACGAAACCGGCTGCCTGCTCCTGCTGGCCGAAACGCAATGTCTCGGGACCTGCTTCGGCGACAAGATCGTCCTGGTCGGTTGTCTCAAGCATGCTCACGGCACGAAACTCTCTCAGCTATCTGTCGGAATATCCAGTCGTTTGGCTTTCTTTTCGAGAAACTCTCTCAATCGCGCCTGCGCTTCCGGCGTCGTTTGTGTCATCGACGCGACCATGGATTCAAAGAACAGCCCCTCGTCGTAACCACTGTCGTGGATGCGCTGCAGGCCGTTGATGACCAGATAATTGGTCAACGGCGCGTTGGTGGCGATCTTTTGGGCCAGTTCCAGCGCCTTGTCGAAGGCCTTCCCCGATTCCGAGATATAGCTGACCACGTTGCAGCGCTCGGCTTCCTCCACCGAAAGCACGCGCCCGGTCAGCATCAGGTCCATCATACGGGCCACGCCCATCAGACGAGTGATATTCACCGAACCGCTGCCGCCGACGAAAATGCCGCGCTGCCCCTCAGGCAGGGCAAAATAGGTTTCCGGATCGGCCACGCGGATATGGGTATTGGAGGCAAGCTCCAGGCCACCGCCGACCACCGCCCCATGCAGCGCGGAAACAAACGGGATCTGGCCATGCTGGATACGGGAAAACACCGCGTGCCACGCCCGGGAGCCGGCGACGCCTTCCATGACGGTCTTCTCGGAATGTTCCGCAAGGTCGAGACCAGCGCAAAAATGCTTGCCGTTACCGGCAATCACCGCAGCCTTGGCTTCCGTATTGGCACGGTCCACCACGACGCCCAGATCCGCGACCATGGCATCGCTCATCGCATTCCGCTTGTCGGGACGGTTGAGCCGCAGAATCGCGACATCGCCTTGCAGCTCATATTCCACAAACGCCATTCGTCTGGCTCCTCCCGGAGATATTGTTTTTTGTTTCGTTTGACACTGTTTATTTTTGAACTATTAGATACTGAACAGATTGGGGCGTTGTCCGTCAAGCGAAAAATGACGGATTGCACCGATCGCAAAGCAGGCTGGAACTGGGAGGAGAGCCATGCAGAATTCAGGCGCGAAGACCGCGCATCTGTCAGACGTACCCATGCGCCCGATCGACGTGTGGAAACCTGAACTCGATGTTCGGGTCACCGATGACGGGGTCATGTATATCGAGCAAACGAAGCCGCTTCCGCCCTATCCGGACCGGATTACCGAACCGTTGCTCGCCTTTGCCGAACGTCACCCGGACAAGACGCTGTTCGCCCAGCGTGACGAGGACGACAACTGGCGTCGCCTGACCTACGGCGATGCGGTCGCCAAGATCCGCGCGCTCGGCCAGTTCCTGCTCGATGCCCGCCTTTCGGCCGAACGACCGCTCGCGATCCTGTCCGGCAACGACATCGAACATGCGCTGCTGACGCTTGCCGCCATTCACGTGGGCATTCCTTCAGCCGCCATCTCCCCCGCCTATTCGCTGGTATCCCAGGACTTCGCCCGGCTGAAGGAGGTCTTTGCCACCATCAACCCCGGCCTGATCTATGCGGCCGACGAACAGCTGTTCGCCAAGGCAATCGCTGCAGTCGCAGGACCGGACCTGAAAACGATCTTCGGCAAAAACGCTCCCTCTCCGGCGCAGGACTTCAAAACCGCCCTTGAAACGGAACCGACGACCGCCGTCGACGAGGCCTTTGCGAAGGTCACGCCGGATACGGTCGCGAAATTCCTGTTCACGTCCGGTTCCACAGGCAGCCCGAAGGCCGTGATCAACACGCACCGAATGATCTGCTCGAACCAGATCATGGCGCGCGAAACTTTTGCCTATTTCAAGGACGAGCCGCCGATCCTTCTGTCCTGGGCTCCCTGGCACCACACGGCCGCCGGGAACAAGGAATTCTTTATCCCGATCTTCAACGGCGGCACGTTCTATATCGACGACGGCAATCCGACCCCGAAAGGCGTCGAGAAAACCGTCCGGAACCTCAAGGACGTGTCGACAACCTGGTACTTCAACGTGCCGAAGGGCTACGAGGCGCTGATCCCGCATCTGGATCGGGACGAACAGCTTCGCACCACCTTCTTCAAGGATCTGAAGATGCTGTGGTACGCGGGTGCCGCCATGGCCCAGCACACCTGGGACGATCTGGAGCGGCTTTCCGCGCTGACCCTCGACCATAAAGTCCTGCTGGCGACAGGCCTGGGCGCGACCGAAACGGCGCCGGGCTGCCTGTTCTGCACCTGGCCGGTAACGACAGCCGGCAACGTCGGCCTGCCCTGCTTCGGCGTCCAGCTCAAGCTGGTTCCGCTCGACGGCAAGCTGGATGCGCGGGTCAAGGGACCGAACATCACGCCGGGCTACTGGAACGCGCCGGAGTTGACCGCAAAGGCGTTCGACGAGGAAGGCTATTATTGCTTCGGGGACGCCCTGCGCCTCGCCGATCCGGACGACATTAGCGCCGGTTTCTTCTTCGATGGCCGGACCGCGGAAAACTTCAAGCTGGATACGGGCACCTGGGTGTCGACGGGCGCGCTGCGCACCGGTTTCATCAACCATTTCGGGCCGTTGGTGAATGACATCGCCATTGCCGGCGCCGATCAGCCGTATCTGTCTGCGCTCGTTTTTCCCAATTTCCACGAACTGCACAGCATCAGTGGTCTGGGTCCGGACGCCCTGCCCCATGTCCTGTTCACCCATCCGGCCGTGATCGCCGAATACCAGGACAAGCTGCGGTCGCTTGCCAAGAAGGCCACCGGCTCGTCGACGCTGATCCGGAAGATTGTGCTGATGTATCCGCCGCTTTCGCTCGATGCAGGCGAAATCACGGACAAGGGCTCGGTGAACCAGCGCAAGGTTCTGCAGCTGCGCGCGAAAACCGTCGAAGCCATCTACAACGACACCGCCGAAACGATCTCCATCTGAGCGAAGGCCTCGCGGAAGGACAGTCATCATGAAAATCGAAAACGCCATCGCCGCCGTCACCGGCGGCGGGTCCGGCCTCGGTGCCGCGACCGCCCGTGAACTGGCAAGAAAAGGCGCCCGCGTCGCGCTCCTCGACATCGGCGTCGATCAGGCAAAGCAGGTCGCAGAGGAAATCGGCGGAATTGCCGTGAAGTGCGACGTTACCAGTGAGGCGGACGTTACCACAGCCCTAGATACGGTCGAAAAGGAGCTGGGCGTCCCCCGCATCCTGGTCAATTGCGCGGGCATCGGCGGCGCCCGCCGGGTGGTCTCCAAGGACGGCCCCCATCCGTTGGACATGTTCAAGAAGATCATCGAGGTCAACCTGATCGGCACCTTCAACGTCACCCGCCTTGTTGCCGACCGGACCCAGAAGCTCGATCCGCTGGAAGGCGACGAACGCGGGATCGTGATCAACACCGCCTCCTGCGCGGCCTTCGAGGGCCAGATCGGCCAGTGCGCCTATTCGGCCTCCAAAGGCGGTATCGCGGCCATGACCCTGCCGATCGCCCGTGACCTGTCGCGCGCCGGAATCCGGGTCATGACAATCGCGCCGGGCATCTTCTACACGCCGATGCTGGGCGAGTTGCCGGAAGAAACCCGCGACTCGCTCGGCGCCCAGGTTCCCTTCCCGTCACGACTAGGCGATCCGGCAGAATACGCCTCACTTGCCTGCCACATCGTGGAAAACCAGTTCCTGAACGGCGAGACCATCCGACTCGACGGCGCCATCCGCATGGCGCCGCGGTAAACGGCTCATTCTTCCTCCCGGAAGACTGCACG contains these protein-coding regions:
- a CDS encoding C4-dicarboxylate TRAP transporter substrate-binding protein; the encoded protein is MKSTLKALALVSALAMTAGVADARELRVAPAAPPAHPANGVMYENFIKYLPEESGGDLTGTMIGPEVVNLLQMKDALQSQVVEVGNLLPLYFPADLPMMSVTGQLSLIGTNSQAMGAAMTEFIVNCAPCQDEMKKLGMVFLGSGASDGYEFLTTKPIHNAEDLKGLRLRSGGAPWARLAEHFGATPVQMSVFDQFEAISAGAIDGTMASIGDMLAFRLVEVVKDVTFAPIGMYMSTSNFTVSKATWDSLSADERAAMTRAANRANADFTNRWGSELPKIAEEAAKKKGINLIEADPEFVQQIKDFIKADIKTAGEYSQKEFGIQDAPEQIEVFLKLVDKWTAIAEEENSDPQAMAKRVYDEVWSKVDYSTYGD
- a CDS encoding amidohydrolase family protein yields the protein MNLDELVAIDIHTHAEEPCCGPRDDGYDEFQAGMAKYFKNPAGAKGMLPTVPETAAYYRERKIACVIFPVDAERETGFRRYKNEEVAEIAAENSDIMIPFASIDPAKGKAGAREARRLVRDFGVRGFKFHPTMQGFYPNDRNAYVLYEAIAEEGAITLFHTGQTGVGAGMPGGMGMRLKYSNPMYLDDVAADFPDMPIILAHPSFPWQEEALSVATHKPNVYIDLSGWSPKYFPKILVQYANSILKKKMLFGSDWPAITPDRWLSDFEQLEIKPEVRPLIMKENARRLLNM
- a CDS encoding MarR family winged helix-turn-helix transcriptional regulator, with amino-acid sequence MLETTDQDDLVAEAGPETLRFGQQEQAAGFVLRIAQLAAFDRFFKLFPVDGIKISEYCALVGIAENPGVRQGVLADFLKIKWSNMTKLVRSLEDMELIGRRIPPNDRRSVELYVTEKGHKLIKDVGPLMSDADRKAVSMLSDEEHAQLLMLLRKVAGWPQAEAAGEAANK
- a CDS encoding crotonase/enoyl-CoA hydratase family protein — its product is MAFVEYELQGDVAILRLNRPDKRNAMSDAMVADLGVVVDRANTEAKAAVIAGNGKHFCAGLDLAEHSEKTVMEGVAGSRAWHAVFSRIQHGQIPFVSALHGAVVGGGLELASNTHIRVADPETYFALPEGQRGIFVGGSGSVNITRLMGVARMMDLMLTGRVLSVEEAERCNVVSYISESGKAFDKALELAQKIATNAPLTNYLVINGLQRIHDSGYDEGLFFESMVASMTQTTPEAQARLREFLEKKAKRLDIPTDS
- a CDS encoding feruloyl-CoA synthase, with amino-acid sequence MQNSGAKTAHLSDVPMRPIDVWKPELDVRVTDDGVMYIEQTKPLPPYPDRITEPLLAFAERHPDKTLFAQRDEDDNWRRLTYGDAVAKIRALGQFLLDARLSAERPLAILSGNDIEHALLTLAAIHVGIPSAAISPAYSLVSQDFARLKEVFATINPGLIYAADEQLFAKAIAAVAGPDLKTIFGKNAPSPAQDFKTALETEPTTAVDEAFAKVTPDTVAKFLFTSGSTGSPKAVINTHRMICSNQIMARETFAYFKDEPPILLSWAPWHHTAAGNKEFFIPIFNGGTFYIDDGNPTPKGVEKTVRNLKDVSTTWYFNVPKGYEALIPHLDRDEQLRTTFFKDLKMLWYAGAAMAQHTWDDLERLSALTLDHKVLLATGLGATETAPGCLFCTWPVTTAGNVGLPCFGVQLKLVPLDGKLDARVKGPNITPGYWNAPELTAKAFDEEGYYCFGDALRLADPDDISAGFFFDGRTAENFKLDTGTWVSTGALRTGFINHFGPLVNDIAIAGADQPYLSALVFPNFHELHSISGLGPDALPHVLFTHPAVIAEYQDKLRSLAKKATGSSTLIRKIVLMYPPLSLDAGEITDKGSVNQRKVLQLRAKTVEAIYNDTAETISI
- a CDS encoding 3-hydroxyacyl-CoA dehydrogenase, with amino-acid sequence MKIENAIAAVTGGGSGLGAATARELARKGARVALLDIGVDQAKQVAEEIGGIAVKCDVTSEADVTTALDTVEKELGVPRILVNCAGIGGARRVVSKDGPHPLDMFKKIIEVNLIGTFNVTRLVADRTQKLDPLEGDERGIVINTASCAAFEGQIGQCAYSASKGGIAAMTLPIARDLSRAGIRVMTIAPGIFYTPMLGELPEETRDSLGAQVPFPSRLGDPAEYASLACHIVENQFLNGETIRLDGAIRMAPR